From the genome of Bubalus bubalis isolate 160015118507 breed Murrah chromosome 2, NDDB_SH_1, whole genome shotgun sequence, one region includes:
- the C2H1orf232 gene encoding uncharacterized protein C1orf232 homolog, giving the protein MSQAFWKTYKSKVLQTLSGESEEGLAEEKENPVLVESEMAEPTEEAFNPMSQLARRVQGVGVKGWLTMSSLFNKEDEDKLLPPEPCADHPLAAQPAPQAAAEARGPGFWDAFASRWQQQQAAAASMLRGAEPTPEPDPEAGDEAAERPEPREADPVAGFTWGFLTHKLAEMRVKAAPKGD; this is encoded by the exons ATGAGCCAGGCCTTCTGGAAAACCTACAAGTCCAAAGTGCTACAGACCCTGAGTGGGGAATCTGAGGAGGGCCTGGCAGAGGAG AAGGAGAACCCAGTGTTAGTGGAGTCTGAGATGGCAGAACCCACTGAAGAGGCCTTCAACCCCATGTCACAGCTGGCCCGCCGG gTTCAGGGAGTTGGGGTGAAAGGTTGGCTGACGATGTCGTCTTTGTTTAACAAAGAAGATGAGGACAAGCTGCTGCCACCGGAGCCCTGTGCTGacca CCCACTGGCTGCGCAGCCCGCCCCGCAGGCGGCGGCCGAGGCGCGCGGGCCGGGCTTCTGGGACGCGTTCGCCAGcaggtggcagcagcagcaggcggcCGCCGCGTCCATGCTGCGCGGAGCGGAGCCCACGCCGGAGCCGGACCCCGAAGCCGGGGACGAGGCCGCCGAGCGCCCCGAGCCGCGCGAAGCTGATCCCGTGGCCGGTTTCACGTGGGGCTTCCTCACCCACAAACTGGCCGAGATGAGGGTGAAAGCGGCACCCAAGGGCGACTAG